In Zea mays cultivar B73 chromosome 7, Zm-B73-REFERENCE-NAM-5.0, whole genome shotgun sequence, the following proteins share a genomic window:
- the LOC103633264 gene encoding glucan endo-1,3-beta-glucosidase 13 isoform X3, which produces MVMAAAVALAHFLGAALPLLLCGAAEAGEVGVNYGRVANDLPDPASVVQLLKQSGITMVRLYDANPKVLTSLANTGIKVMVMLPNEELAAAASDPSYALQWARANVAAFYPATHIHCVAVGNEVFDSRPDLNSNLVPAMANVHDALAQLGLADAVKVSTPVAFSAVQDSYPPSAGRFRDDIAQSVMKPMLGFLDRTGSYLTINIYPYLAYAEHPDQISLDYALGNPNPGVRVDDDDTGSIALDDDNGVTYHSLLDAQLDATYYAMDAMGFTSLKAHVGETGHPSGGRPRPGRRPPRGGRRHLVAGDDDGYPVASIANAHAYVNNVINRVLSGNTGTPHRPDADMDVYIFALFNENQKGDGPDDIEQNFGLFYPSEQKVYEFDFHHGGGGGGGSGGAKASWCVANAAAGDSRLQAALDYACGHGADCSAIQPGAACYEPNTKLAHASYALNDYYQRKGRASGTCDFAGAANVVYQAPADTCSAAKASWCVANAAVGDSRLQAALDYACGHGADCGAIQPGATCFKPNTKAAHASYAFNDYYQRNGRASGTCDFAGAASVVYQEPAGEIYIGACDAKSSWCVANAAVGDARLQAALDYACGHGADCSTIQPGATCFEPNTKVAHASHAFNSYYQRNGRASGTCDFAGAASVVYQAPDGQILDQQ; this is translated from the exons ATGGTCATGGCAGCAGCCGTCGCTCTCGCTCACTTCCTCGGAGCGGCATTGCCGCTACTCCTCTGTGGAGCAGCAGAGGCGGGCGAGGTGGGCGTGAACTACGGGAGGGTGGCGAACGACCTGCCGGACCCGGCGTCGGTGGTGCAGCTGCTCAAGCAGAGCGGCATCACCATGGTGAGGCTGTACGACGCGAATCCCAAGGTGCTGACGTCGCTGGCCAACACGGGCATCAAGGTGATGGTGATGCTGCCTAACGAGGAGCTGGCCGCCGCGGCCTCGGACCCGTCCTACGCGCTCCAGTGGGCGCGGGCCAACGTGGCGGCGTTCTACCCGGCCACGCACATCCACTGCGTCGCGGTGGGCAACGAGGTGTTCGACTCCAGGCCGGACCTGAACTCGAACCTCGTCCCGGCCATGGCCAACGTGCACGACGCGCTGGCGCAGCTGGGCCTGGCCGACGCCGTCAAGGTGTCCACGCCGGTCGCCTTCTCGGCGGTCCAGGACTCGTACCCGCCGTCCGCGGGCAGGTTCCGGGACGACATCGCGCAGAGCGTGATGAAGCCCATGCTCGGCTTCCTGGACAGGACAGGCTCCTACCTCACCATCAATATCTATCCGTACCTGGCGTACGCCGAGCACCCGGACCAGATCTCGCTCGACTACGCCCTGGGGAACCCAAACCCCGGCGTGCGCGTCGACGACGACGACACGGGCAGCATCGCgctcgacgacgacaatggcgtaaCGTACCACAGCCTCCTGGACGCCCAGCTCGACGCCACGTACTACGCCATGGATGCCATGGGGTTCACCAGTCTGAAAGCACATGTTGGGGAGACTGGGCATCCGTCTGGAGGAAGGCCCAGACCCGGCCGGAGGCCGCCTCGCGGAGGCCGGAGGCATTTGGTGGCCGGGGACGACGACGGGTACCCCGTCGCCTCGATAGCCAATGCCCACGCATACGTCAACAACGTCATCAACCGCGTGCTGTCCGGCAACACGGGCACCCCGCACCGGCCCGACGCGGACATGGACGTCTACATCTTCGCGCTTTTCAACGAGAACCAGAAAGGCGACGGGCCGGACGACATCGAGCAGAACTTCGGGCTGTTCTACCCGAGCGAGCAGAAGGTGTACGAATTCGACTTCcaccacggcggcggcggcggcggcggcagtggCGGCGCGAAGGCGAGCTGGTGCGTGGCGAACGCGGCCGCTGGGGACTCACGGCTGCAGGCGGCGCTGGACTACGCGTGCGGCCACGGTGCGGACTGCAGCGCCATCCAGCCCGGCGCGGCGTGCTACGAACCCAACACCAAGCTCGCGCATGCCTCCTATGCACTCAACGACTATTACCAGCGGAAAGGGCGGGCCAGCGGGACTTGTGACTTCGCCGGTGCCGCCAACGTCGTCTACCAGGCGCCAGCCG ACACCTGCAGCGCGGCAAAGGCGAGCTGGTGCGTGGCGAACGCGGCCGTGGGGGACTCAAGGCTGCAGGCGGCGCTGGACTACGCATGCGGACACGGCGCGGACTGCGGCGCCATCCAGCCCGGCGCGACGTGCTTCAAGCCCAACACCAAGGCCGCCCACGCCTCTTACGCGTTCAACGACTACTACCAGCGCAATGGCCGGGCAAGCGGGACGTGTGACTTCGCCGGCGCTGCTTCCGTTGTCTACCAGGAACCAGCTG GCGAGATATATATAGGCGCCTGCGATGCCAAGTCGAGCTGGTGCGTTGCGAACGCGGCCGTTGGGGACGCGCGGCTGCAGGCCGCACTGGACTACGCGTGCGGCCACGGCGCTGACTGCAGCACCATCCAGCCCGGTGCCACGTGCTTCGAACCTAACACTAAGGTCGCGCACGCCTCGCATGCGTTCAACAGCTACTACCAGCGAAATGGCCGAGCCAGCGGGACCTGCGACTTCGCCGGCGCCGCCTCCGTCGTCTACCAAGCGCCAG
- the LOC103633264 gene encoding glucan endo-1,3-beta-glucosidase 13 isoform X2, whose protein sequence is MVMAAAVALAHFLGAALPLLLCGAAEAGEVGVNYGRVANDLPDPASVVQLLKQSGITMVRLYDANPKVLTSLANTGIKVMVMLPNEELAAAASDPSYALQWARANVAAFYPATHIHCVAVGNEVFDSRPDLNSNLVPAMANVHDALAQLGLADAVKVSTPVAFSAVQDSYPPSAGRFRDDIAQSVMKPMLGFLDRTGSYLTINIYPYLAYAEHPDQISLDYALGNPNPGVRVDDDDTGSIALDDDNGVTYHSLLDAQLDATYYAMDAMGFTSLKAHVGETGHPSGGRPRPGRRPPRGGRRHLVAGDDDGYPVASIANAHAYVNNVINRVLSGNTGTPHRPDADMDVYIFALFNENQKGDGPDDIEQNFGLFYPSEQKVYEFDFHHGGGGGGGSGGAKASWCVANAAAGDSRLQAALDYACGHGADCSAIQPGAACYEPNTKLAHASYALNDYYQRKGRASGTCDFAGAANVVYQAPADTCSAAKASWCVANAAVGDSRLQAALDYACGHGADCGAIQPGATCFKPNTKAAHASYAFNDYYQRNGRASGTCDFAGAASVVYQEPAGEIYIGACDAKSSWCVANAAVGDARLQAALDYACGHGADCSTIQPGATCFEPNTKVAHASHAFNSYYQRNGRASGTCDFAGAASVVYQAPEVGNCVLPSRA, encoded by the exons ATGGTCATGGCAGCAGCCGTCGCTCTCGCTCACTTCCTCGGAGCGGCATTGCCGCTACTCCTCTGTGGAGCAGCAGAGGCGGGCGAGGTGGGCGTGAACTACGGGAGGGTGGCGAACGACCTGCCGGACCCGGCGTCGGTGGTGCAGCTGCTCAAGCAGAGCGGCATCACCATGGTGAGGCTGTACGACGCGAATCCCAAGGTGCTGACGTCGCTGGCCAACACGGGCATCAAGGTGATGGTGATGCTGCCTAACGAGGAGCTGGCCGCCGCGGCCTCGGACCCGTCCTACGCGCTCCAGTGGGCGCGGGCCAACGTGGCGGCGTTCTACCCGGCCACGCACATCCACTGCGTCGCGGTGGGCAACGAGGTGTTCGACTCCAGGCCGGACCTGAACTCGAACCTCGTCCCGGCCATGGCCAACGTGCACGACGCGCTGGCGCAGCTGGGCCTGGCCGACGCCGTCAAGGTGTCCACGCCGGTCGCCTTCTCGGCGGTCCAGGACTCGTACCCGCCGTCCGCGGGCAGGTTCCGGGACGACATCGCGCAGAGCGTGATGAAGCCCATGCTCGGCTTCCTGGACAGGACAGGCTCCTACCTCACCATCAATATCTATCCGTACCTGGCGTACGCCGAGCACCCGGACCAGATCTCGCTCGACTACGCCCTGGGGAACCCAAACCCCGGCGTGCGCGTCGACGACGACGACACGGGCAGCATCGCgctcgacgacgacaatggcgtaaCGTACCACAGCCTCCTGGACGCCCAGCTCGACGCCACGTACTACGCCATGGATGCCATGGGGTTCACCAGTCTGAAAGCACATGTTGGGGAGACTGGGCATCCGTCTGGAGGAAGGCCCAGACCCGGCCGGAGGCCGCCTCGCGGAGGCCGGAGGCATTTGGTGGCCGGGGACGACGACGGGTACCCCGTCGCCTCGATAGCCAATGCCCACGCATACGTCAACAACGTCATCAACCGCGTGCTGTCCGGCAACACGGGCACCCCGCACCGGCCCGACGCGGACATGGACGTCTACATCTTCGCGCTTTTCAACGAGAACCAGAAAGGCGACGGGCCGGACGACATCGAGCAGAACTTCGGGCTGTTCTACCCGAGCGAGCAGAAGGTGTACGAATTCGACTTCcaccacggcggcggcggcggcggcggcagtggCGGCGCGAAGGCGAGCTGGTGCGTGGCGAACGCGGCCGCTGGGGACTCACGGCTGCAGGCGGCGCTGGACTACGCGTGCGGCCACGGTGCGGACTGCAGCGCCATCCAGCCCGGCGCGGCGTGCTACGAACCCAACACCAAGCTCGCGCATGCCTCCTATGCACTCAACGACTATTACCAGCGGAAAGGGCGGGCCAGCGGGACTTGTGACTTCGCCGGTGCCGCCAACGTCGTCTACCAGGCGCCAGCCG ACACCTGCAGCGCGGCAAAGGCGAGCTGGTGCGTGGCGAACGCGGCCGTGGGGGACTCAAGGCTGCAGGCGGCGCTGGACTACGCATGCGGACACGGCGCGGACTGCGGCGCCATCCAGCCCGGCGCGACGTGCTTCAAGCCCAACACCAAGGCCGCCCACGCCTCTTACGCGTTCAACGACTACTACCAGCGCAATGGCCGGGCAAGCGGGACGTGTGACTTCGCCGGCGCTGCTTCCGTTGTCTACCAGGAACCAGCTG GCGAGATATATATAGGCGCCTGCGATGCCAAGTCGAGCTGGTGCGTTGCGAACGCGGCCGTTGGGGACGCGCGGCTGCAGGCCGCACTGGACTACGCGTGCGGCCACGGCGCTGACTGCAGCACCATCCAGCCCGGTGCCACGTGCTTCGAACCTAACACTAAGGTCGCGCACGCCTCGCATGCGTTCAACAGCTACTACCAGCGAAATGGCCGAGCCAGCGGGACCTGCGACTTCGCCGGCGCCGCCTCCGTCGTCTACCAAGCGCCAG AGGTCGGAAATTGTGTGCTCCCATCAAGGGCATGA
- the LOC103633264 gene encoding glucan endo-1,3-beta-glucosidase 13 isoform X1, with product MVMAAAVALAHFLGAALPLLLCGAAEAGEVGVNYGRVANDLPDPASVVQLLKQSGITMVRLYDANPKVLTSLANTGIKVMVMLPNEELAAAASDPSYALQWARANVAAFYPATHIHCVAVGNEVFDSRPDLNSNLVPAMANVHDALAQLGLADAVKVSTPVAFSAVQDSYPPSAGRFRDDIAQSVMKPMLGFLDRTGSYLTINIYPYLAYAEHPDQISLDYALGNPNPGVRVDDDDTGSIALDDDNGVTYHSLLDAQLDATYYAMDAMGFTSLKAHVGETGHPSGGRPRPGRRPPRGGRRHLVAGDDDGYPVASIANAHAYVNNVINRVLSGNTGTPHRPDADMDVYIFALFNENQKGDGPDDIEQNFGLFYPSEQKVYEFDFHHGGGGGGGSGGAKASWCVANAAAGDSRLQAALDYACGHGADCSAIQPGAACYEPNTKLAHASYALNDYYQRKGRASGTCDFAGAANVVYQAPADTCSAAKASWCVANAAVGDSRLQAALDYACGHGADCGAIQPGATCFKPNTKAAHASYAFNDYYQRNGRASGTCDFAGAASVVYQEPAGACDAKSSWCVANAAVGDARLQAALDYACGHGADCSTIQPGATCFEPNTKVAHASHAFNSYYQRNGRASGTCDFAGAASVVYQAPDHQRGGHLDWFGEGLDEA from the exons ATGGTCATGGCAGCAGCCGTCGCTCTCGCTCACTTCCTCGGAGCGGCATTGCCGCTACTCCTCTGTGGAGCAGCAGAGGCGGGCGAGGTGGGCGTGAACTACGGGAGGGTGGCGAACGACCTGCCGGACCCGGCGTCGGTGGTGCAGCTGCTCAAGCAGAGCGGCATCACCATGGTGAGGCTGTACGACGCGAATCCCAAGGTGCTGACGTCGCTGGCCAACACGGGCATCAAGGTGATGGTGATGCTGCCTAACGAGGAGCTGGCCGCCGCGGCCTCGGACCCGTCCTACGCGCTCCAGTGGGCGCGGGCCAACGTGGCGGCGTTCTACCCGGCCACGCACATCCACTGCGTCGCGGTGGGCAACGAGGTGTTCGACTCCAGGCCGGACCTGAACTCGAACCTCGTCCCGGCCATGGCCAACGTGCACGACGCGCTGGCGCAGCTGGGCCTGGCCGACGCCGTCAAGGTGTCCACGCCGGTCGCCTTCTCGGCGGTCCAGGACTCGTACCCGCCGTCCGCGGGCAGGTTCCGGGACGACATCGCGCAGAGCGTGATGAAGCCCATGCTCGGCTTCCTGGACAGGACAGGCTCCTACCTCACCATCAATATCTATCCGTACCTGGCGTACGCCGAGCACCCGGACCAGATCTCGCTCGACTACGCCCTGGGGAACCCAAACCCCGGCGTGCGCGTCGACGACGACGACACGGGCAGCATCGCgctcgacgacgacaatggcgtaaCGTACCACAGCCTCCTGGACGCCCAGCTCGACGCCACGTACTACGCCATGGATGCCATGGGGTTCACCAGTCTGAAAGCACATGTTGGGGAGACTGGGCATCCGTCTGGAGGAAGGCCCAGACCCGGCCGGAGGCCGCCTCGCGGAGGCCGGAGGCATTTGGTGGCCGGGGACGACGACGGGTACCCCGTCGCCTCGATAGCCAATGCCCACGCATACGTCAACAACGTCATCAACCGCGTGCTGTCCGGCAACACGGGCACCCCGCACCGGCCCGACGCGGACATGGACGTCTACATCTTCGCGCTTTTCAACGAGAACCAGAAAGGCGACGGGCCGGACGACATCGAGCAGAACTTCGGGCTGTTCTACCCGAGCGAGCAGAAGGTGTACGAATTCGACTTCcaccacggcggcggcggcggcggcggcagtggCGGCGCGAAGGCGAGCTGGTGCGTGGCGAACGCGGCCGCTGGGGACTCACGGCTGCAGGCGGCGCTGGACTACGCGTGCGGCCACGGTGCGGACTGCAGCGCCATCCAGCCCGGCGCGGCGTGCTACGAACCCAACACCAAGCTCGCGCATGCCTCCTATGCACTCAACGACTATTACCAGCGGAAAGGGCGGGCCAGCGGGACTTGTGACTTCGCCGGTGCCGCCAACGTCGTCTACCAGGCGCCAGCCG ACACCTGCAGCGCGGCAAAGGCGAGCTGGTGCGTGGCGAACGCGGCCGTGGGGGACTCAAGGCTGCAGGCGGCGCTGGACTACGCATGCGGACACGGCGCGGACTGCGGCGCCATCCAGCCCGGCGCGACGTGCTTCAAGCCCAACACCAAGGCCGCCCACGCCTCTTACGCGTTCAACGACTACTACCAGCGCAATGGCCGGGCAAGCGGGACGTGTGACTTCGCCGGCGCTGCTTCCGTTGTCTACCAGGAACCAGCTG GCGCCTGCGATGCCAAGTCGAGCTGGTGCGTTGCGAACGCGGCCGTTGGGGACGCGCGGCTGCAGGCCGCACTGGACTACGCGTGCGGCCACGGCGCTGACTGCAGCACCATCCAGCCCGGTGCCACGTGCTTCGAACCTAACACTAAGGTCGCGCACGCCTCGCATGCGTTCAACAGCTACTACCAGCGAAATGGCCGAGCCAGCGGGACCTGCGACTTCGCCGGCGCCGCCTCCGTCGTCTACCAAGCGCCAG atcatcaacgaggtgggcatctggactggtttggcgaagggctggacgaagcatga
- the LOC103633264 gene encoding glucan endo-1,3-beta-glucosidase 13 isoform X4: MVMAAAVALAHFLGAALPLLLCGAAEAGEVGVNYGRVANDLPDPASVVQLLKQSGITMVRLYDANPKVLTSLANTGIKVMVMLPNEELAAAASDPSYALQWARANVAAFYPATHIHCVAVGNEVFDSRPDLNSNLVPAMANVHDALAQLGLADAVKVSTPVAFSAVQDSYPPSAGRFRDDIAQSVMKPMLGFLDRTGSYLTINIYPYLAYAEHPDQISLDYALGNPNPGVRVDDDDTGSIALDDDNGVTYHSLLDAQLDATYYAMDAMGFTSLKAHVGETGHPSGGRPRPGRRPPRGGRRHLVAGDDDGYPVASIANAHAYVNNVINRVLSGNTGTPHRPDADMDVYIFALFNENQKGDGPDDIEQNFGLFYPSEQKVYEFDFHHGGGGGGGSGGAKASWCVANAAAGDSRLQAALDYACGHGADCSAIQPGAACYEPNTKLAHASYALNDYYQRKGRASGTCDFAGAANVVYQAPADTCSAAKASWCVANAAVGDSRLQAALDYACGHGADCGAIQPGATCFKPNTKAAHASYAFNDYYQRNGRASGTCDFAGAASVVYQEPAGACDAKSSWCVANAAVGDARLQAALDYACGHGADCSTIQPGATCFEPNTKVAHASHAFNSYYQRNGRASGTCDFAGAASVVYQAPEVGNCVLPSRA; the protein is encoded by the exons ATGGTCATGGCAGCAGCCGTCGCTCTCGCTCACTTCCTCGGAGCGGCATTGCCGCTACTCCTCTGTGGAGCAGCAGAGGCGGGCGAGGTGGGCGTGAACTACGGGAGGGTGGCGAACGACCTGCCGGACCCGGCGTCGGTGGTGCAGCTGCTCAAGCAGAGCGGCATCACCATGGTGAGGCTGTACGACGCGAATCCCAAGGTGCTGACGTCGCTGGCCAACACGGGCATCAAGGTGATGGTGATGCTGCCTAACGAGGAGCTGGCCGCCGCGGCCTCGGACCCGTCCTACGCGCTCCAGTGGGCGCGGGCCAACGTGGCGGCGTTCTACCCGGCCACGCACATCCACTGCGTCGCGGTGGGCAACGAGGTGTTCGACTCCAGGCCGGACCTGAACTCGAACCTCGTCCCGGCCATGGCCAACGTGCACGACGCGCTGGCGCAGCTGGGCCTGGCCGACGCCGTCAAGGTGTCCACGCCGGTCGCCTTCTCGGCGGTCCAGGACTCGTACCCGCCGTCCGCGGGCAGGTTCCGGGACGACATCGCGCAGAGCGTGATGAAGCCCATGCTCGGCTTCCTGGACAGGACAGGCTCCTACCTCACCATCAATATCTATCCGTACCTGGCGTACGCCGAGCACCCGGACCAGATCTCGCTCGACTACGCCCTGGGGAACCCAAACCCCGGCGTGCGCGTCGACGACGACGACACGGGCAGCATCGCgctcgacgacgacaatggcgtaaCGTACCACAGCCTCCTGGACGCCCAGCTCGACGCCACGTACTACGCCATGGATGCCATGGGGTTCACCAGTCTGAAAGCACATGTTGGGGAGACTGGGCATCCGTCTGGAGGAAGGCCCAGACCCGGCCGGAGGCCGCCTCGCGGAGGCCGGAGGCATTTGGTGGCCGGGGACGACGACGGGTACCCCGTCGCCTCGATAGCCAATGCCCACGCATACGTCAACAACGTCATCAACCGCGTGCTGTCCGGCAACACGGGCACCCCGCACCGGCCCGACGCGGACATGGACGTCTACATCTTCGCGCTTTTCAACGAGAACCAGAAAGGCGACGGGCCGGACGACATCGAGCAGAACTTCGGGCTGTTCTACCCGAGCGAGCAGAAGGTGTACGAATTCGACTTCcaccacggcggcggcggcggcggcggcagtggCGGCGCGAAGGCGAGCTGGTGCGTGGCGAACGCGGCCGCTGGGGACTCACGGCTGCAGGCGGCGCTGGACTACGCGTGCGGCCACGGTGCGGACTGCAGCGCCATCCAGCCCGGCGCGGCGTGCTACGAACCCAACACCAAGCTCGCGCATGCCTCCTATGCACTCAACGACTATTACCAGCGGAAAGGGCGGGCCAGCGGGACTTGTGACTTCGCCGGTGCCGCCAACGTCGTCTACCAGGCGCCAGCCG ACACCTGCAGCGCGGCAAAGGCGAGCTGGTGCGTGGCGAACGCGGCCGTGGGGGACTCAAGGCTGCAGGCGGCGCTGGACTACGCATGCGGACACGGCGCGGACTGCGGCGCCATCCAGCCCGGCGCGACGTGCTTCAAGCCCAACACCAAGGCCGCCCACGCCTCTTACGCGTTCAACGACTACTACCAGCGCAATGGCCGGGCAAGCGGGACGTGTGACTTCGCCGGCGCTGCTTCCGTTGTCTACCAGGAACCAGCTG GCGCCTGCGATGCCAAGTCGAGCTGGTGCGTTGCGAACGCGGCCGTTGGGGACGCGCGGCTGCAGGCCGCACTGGACTACGCGTGCGGCCACGGCGCTGACTGCAGCACCATCCAGCCCGGTGCCACGTGCTTCGAACCTAACACTAAGGTCGCGCACGCCTCGCATGCGTTCAACAGCTACTACCAGCGAAATGGCCGAGCCAGCGGGACCTGCGACTTCGCCGGCGCCGCCTCCGTCGTCTACCAAGCGCCAG AGGTCGGAAATTGTGTGCTCCCATCAAGGGCATGA